The following proteins are encoded in a genomic region of Amphiura filiformis chromosome 11, Afil_fr2py, whole genome shotgun sequence:
- the LOC140164214 gene encoding uncharacterized protein gives MEKQPSSTYEFDINSKHTMDTLNKVHKSYPKLKPVVEESHTNVAQACQSTRVAFKNDMSYDDFLKGMLFEDEILGSAPIIHFKSVMFRPVTGTECGTVPALKDTMTTGRLYLTDHRILLLSAEEDQGLTFAASSTTNTGRRPREYYLNGGCSDVLHYQCVPLGSIKSVELNARIGISNSAKIVGRVPCCCCLCAYASFACGSFGFEKCLKSWFQEKFEMTNVNQRKLTMGAVLPPWDHKYIIEIDVNTEVPLISVKDFIADLQRFVPCMYTGPIIKRN, from the exons ATGGAAAAACAACCGTCATCGACTTACGAGTTTGACATAAATTCCAAGCATACTATGGACACCTTAAATAAGGTTCACAAGAGTTATCCAAAACTCAAACCAGTCGTGGAAGAGAGTCACACGAATGTAGCCCAAGCGTGCCAGTCCACTCGGGTTGCATTCAAAAATGATATGTCATATGACGATTTTCTTAAAG GTATGTTGTTTGAAGACGAGATACTTGGATCTGCGCCCATAATCCATTTCAAAAGCGTGATGTTCCGCCCAGTCACCGGCACCGAATGTGGCACCGTGCCTGCATTAAAAGACACGATGACCACAGGACGCCTCTATCTCACCGATCACAGAATCTTGCTGCTATCAGCCGAGGAAGATCAAG GCTTGACCTTTGCAGCCTCTTCAACGACCAACACAGGCAGGCGCCCCAGAGAGTATTATCTTAATGGTGGCTGTTCTGATGTCCTGCACTACCAATGCGTGCCATTGGGAAGCATTAAAAGTGTGGAATTGAACGCAAGAATTGGTATCTCTAATTCAGCGAAAATCGTTGGACGTGTGCCTTGTTGTTGCTGTTTATGTGCATACGCCAGCTTTGCATGCGGATCATTTGGG TTCGAAAAATGCCTGAAATCGTGGTTTCAAGAGAAGTTTGAGATGACCAATGTGAACCAAAGGAAGCTGACCATGGGTGCAGTCCTTCCACCATGGGACCACAAGTACATCATTGAAATCGACGTCAATACCGAAGTTCCTCTCATTTCGGTTAAAGATTTCATTGCAGATCTGCAGCGTTTTGTTCCGTGCATGTACACTGGACCCATAATTAAGAGAAATTGA
- the LOC140164322 gene encoding proline-rich transmembrane protein 1-like codes for MDHKQDNVYQIGQGYPLQQGYLQQDYPPQQVNPQQGYPPQQGNQQQQGYPGGVQYNPNSPVTIIAKQSTQPNDYMNLALFVTICCCLPFGIVAIVQATWVRTAV; via the exons ATGGACCACAAACAGGATAATG TTTATCAGATAGGACAGGGCTATCCACTTCAGCAAGGATATCTGCAGCAGGACTATCCACCTCAGCAAGTAAATCCACAGCAGGGTTACCCACCTCAGCAAGGAAATCAACAGCAGCAGGGATATCCCGGCGGTGTTCAATACAATCCT AATTCTCCTGTAACAATTATTGCAAAACAATCTACTCAACCTAACGATTACATGAATTTGGCGCTTTTCGTAACGATTTGTTGCTGTCTGCCGTTTGGAATTGTAGCGATTGTCCAGGCAACGTGGGTAAGAACTGCTGTTTGA